The following are encoded in a window of Panicum virgatum strain AP13 chromosome 5N, P.virgatum_v5, whole genome shotgun sequence genomic DNA:
- the LOC120672571 gene encoding dol-P-Man:Man(5)GlcNAc(2)-PP-Dol alpha-1,3-mannosyltransferase-like isoform X3, translating to MARAEKKRAVRTATAAAERPSGMSDRRPLYFAAFLVLADAALVALIIAFVPYTKIDWDAYMSQVDAFLEGERDYTKIEGDTGPLVYPAGFLYVYSAIKFLTGGQVFPAQILFGVLYIVNLSLVLLLYVKTEVLPWWALGLLCLSKRVHSIFVLRLFNDGFAMTLLHAAMVLIIYHKWYLGLIVFSGAVSVKMNVLLFAPSLLLLMVKAMSIKGVFFALFGAAVVQVLLGMPFLLSHPVEYISRAFNLGRVFIHFWSVNFKFIPEKLFVSKELAIALLILHLTTLMVFAHYKWLKHEGGLFGFLNSRFKHAKSILQLFSSKPRPCILSKEHIVTVMFVSNFIGIVCARSLHYQFYSWYFYSLPFLLWKTHFPTPLRIILFLGVELCWNIYPSTAYSSLLLLFLHISVLLGIWFSPTKYPYIDKTT from the exons ATGGCTCGGGCGGAGAAGAAGCGCGCCGTAAgaacggccacggcggcggcggagaggccgTCCGGGATGTCCGACCGGAGGCCGCTCTACTTCGCCGCCTTCCTGGtgctcgccgacgccgcgctcGTCGCGCTCATCATCGCCTTCGTCCCGT ATACCAAGATCGACTGGGACGCCTACATGTCCCAG GTGGATGCTTTTCTGGAGGGGGAGAGGGACTATACCAAGATCGAGGGAGACACAGGACCATTGGTCTACCCGGCTGGATTCCTCTATGTCTACTCCGCAATTAAGTTCCTTACCGGCGGCCAAGTCTTCCCTGCTCAG ATTTTGTTTGGCGTCCTGTACATTGTCAACCTGAGCCTCGTTCTTCTGCTTTACGTCAAGACTGAAGTG CTTCCATGGTGGGCTTTAGGTTTGCTTTGTTTGTCCAAAAGGGTTCACTCCATTTTTGTGCTCCGCCTTTTCAACGACGGCTTCGCCATGACATTGCTCCATGCTGCTATGGTTTTGATTATTTATCATAAGTGGTACCTTGGCCTAATAGTTTTCAG TGGAGCTGTCTCGGTTAAGATGAATGTCCTTCTTTTCGCTCCTTCTTTGCTTCTACTGATGGTGAAG GCCATGAGCATCAAAGGAGTCTTCTTTGCCTTGTTTGGAGCTGCTGTAGTACAG GTATTGTTGGGTATGCCATTCTTGCTGTCACATCCAGTTGAGTACATATCAAGAGCATTCAATCTCGGTCGTGTCTTCATCCATTTCTG GTCTGTGAACTTCAAATTCATCCCAGAGAAGTTGTTTGTGTCCAAAGAGCTTGCTATTGCGTTGTTGATTCTTCACCTCACTACCCTTATGGTATTTGCACACTACAAGTGGTTAAA GCATGAAGGAGGCCTATTCGGTTTCTTGAATTCCAGATTTAAACATGCCAAATCAATTCTACAGCTTTTTTCCAGCAAGCCCAGACCATGCATTCTCAGTAAAGAAC ATATTGTAACCGTTATGTTTGTCAGCAACTTCATTGGCATTGTGTGTGCCCGATCATTACATTACCAATTCTATTCCTG GTACTTCTATTCATTGCCTTTTCTGTTGTGGAAAACGCATTTTCCGACCCCTTTGAG GATCATTCTATTTCTCGGTGTGGAGCTCTGCTGGAACATTTACCCTTCAACTGCCTATTCATCACTGCTTTTGCTATTTCTGCACATCTCCGTTTTGTTGGGTATATGGTTTTCACCGACTAAGTACCCTTATATCGATAAAACGACATGA
- the LOC120672572 gene encoding uncharacterized protein LOC120672572 isoform X1 — translation MAVDTTEPEYWLNWRFLLCALWVYSCMALACFLIWKYEGPSSRNSNGDGGGDREEAPSRAGPGVVYLEDCWKVCLEEIHPGWLLAFRLVAFFILASILLVDIITDGWSIFLYYTQWTFLLVTLYFGLGSLLSIYGCYQYAYKISGDGSDLIGSGADRGSYIIAPTVESACDHVIKSPCYSKTHGGKEIAGFWGYLFQIMFQTNAGAVLITDLVFWLILYPFLAHNEYDMNFILIGTHSINVVFLVGDAALNKLHFPWFRIAYFLLWTGLFVNVQWIIHANVSIWWPYPFLDLTFPAAPVWYLVVALLHFPCYALFTLVLRLKHSVLESWFPQTYVN, via the exons ATGGCCGTGGACACCACTGAACCAGAGTACTGGCTTAACTGGAGGTTTTTGCTATGCGCGCTCTGGGTGTACTCCTGCATGGCTTTGGCATGTTTCTTGATCTGGAAGTACGAGGGGCCCAGTTCACGGAACAGcaatggcgatggcggcggagaCAGAGAGGAGGCGCCATCCCGGGCCGGACCTGGAGTTGTGTATCTTGAAGATTGCTGGAAGGTGTGCCTTGAGGAGATCCACCCTGGCTGGTTGCTGGCATTTCGCCTTGTGGCCTTCTTCATTTTGGCTTCGATTCTTTTGGTAGACATCATCACTGATGGATGGAGTATCTTCCTATACTACACACA GTGGACGTTCTTGCTTGTCACCTTGTATTTTGGG CTTGGCTCTCTGCTTTCAATTTATGGATGCTATCAGTATGCTTACAAGATCAGCGGAGATGGATCTGATCTGATAGGATCTGGTGCAGATCGTGGCTCATATATCATTGCTCCAACAGTGGAAAGTGCATGTGACCATGTAATCAAAAGTCCTTGTTACAGTAAAACACATGGAGGAAAAGAAATTGCAGGATTTTGGGGTTACCTCTTCCAAATTATGTTTCAG ACAAATGCAGGTGCTGTGTTGATTACGGATCTGGTGTTCTGGCTTATTTTGTACCCTTTCCTTGCCCACAATGAATATGATATGAATTTT ATTCTGATTGGCACACATTCAATTAATGTTGTCTTCCTAGTTGGTGATGCTGCTCTAAACAAATTG CATTTCCCGTGGTTTAGGATAGCATATTTCCTGCTGTGGACAGGCCTTTTTGTTAACGTTCAGTGGATCATCCATGCTAATGTGTCAATTTG GTGGCCTTACCCATTTCTAGACCTGACATTCCCCGCAGCACCTGTATG GTACCTGGTAGTGGCATTGCTGCACTTCCCGTGCTATGCTCTCTTCACCCTGGTCCTGAGGCTGAAGCATTCTGTGTTGGAAAGTTGGTTCCCTCAAACTTATGTTAACTAA
- the LOC120672571 gene encoding dol-P-Man:Man(5)GlcNAc(2)-PP-Dol alpha-1,3-mannosyltransferase-like isoform X2 yields MARAEKKRAVRTATAAAERPSGMSDRRPLYFAAFLVLADAALVALIIAFVPYTKIDWDAYMSQVDAFLEGERDYTKIEGDTGPLVYPAGFLYVYSAIKFLTGGQVFPAQILFGVLYIVNLSLVLLLYVKTEVLPWWALGLLCLSKRVHSIFVLRLFNDGFAMTLLHAAMVLIIYHKWYLGLIVFSGAVSVKMNVLLFAPSLLLLMVKLLVQAMSIKGVFFALFGAAVVQVLLGMPFLLSHPVEYISRAFNLGRVFIHFWSVNFKFIPEKLFVSKELAIALLILHLTTLMVFAHYKWLKHEGGLFGFLNSRFKHAKSILQLFSSKPRPCILSKEHIVTVMFVSNFIGIVCARSLHYQFYSWYFYSLPFLLWKTHFPTPLRIILFLGVELCWNIYPSTAYSSLLLLFLHISVLLGIWFSPTKYPYIDKTT; encoded by the exons ATGGCTCGGGCGGAGAAGAAGCGCGCCGTAAgaacggccacggcggcggcggagaggccgTCCGGGATGTCCGACCGGAGGCCGCTCTACTTCGCCGCCTTCCTGGtgctcgccgacgccgcgctcGTCGCGCTCATCATCGCCTTCGTCCCGT ATACCAAGATCGACTGGGACGCCTACATGTCCCAG GTGGATGCTTTTCTGGAGGGGGAGAGGGACTATACCAAGATCGAGGGAGACACAGGACCATTGGTCTACCCGGCTGGATTCCTCTATGTCTACTCCGCAATTAAGTTCCTTACCGGCGGCCAAGTCTTCCCTGCTCAG ATTTTGTTTGGCGTCCTGTACATTGTCAACCTGAGCCTCGTTCTTCTGCTTTACGTCAAGACTGAAGTG CTTCCATGGTGGGCTTTAGGTTTGCTTTGTTTGTCCAAAAGGGTTCACTCCATTTTTGTGCTCCGCCTTTTCAACGACGGCTTCGCCATGACATTGCTCCATGCTGCTATGGTTTTGATTATTTATCATAAGTGGTACCTTGGCCTAATAGTTTTCAG TGGAGCTGTCTCGGTTAAGATGAATGTCCTTCTTTTCGCTCCTTCTTTGCTTCTACTGATGGTGAAG TTGTTGGTACAGGCCATGAGCATCAAAGGAGTCTTCTTTGCCTTGTTTGGAGCTGCTGTAGTACAG GTATTGTTGGGTATGCCATTCTTGCTGTCACATCCAGTTGAGTACATATCAAGAGCATTCAATCTCGGTCGTGTCTTCATCCATTTCTG GTCTGTGAACTTCAAATTCATCCCAGAGAAGTTGTTTGTGTCCAAAGAGCTTGCTATTGCGTTGTTGATTCTTCACCTCACTACCCTTATGGTATTTGCACACTACAAGTGGTTAAA GCATGAAGGAGGCCTATTCGGTTTCTTGAATTCCAGATTTAAACATGCCAAATCAATTCTACAGCTTTTTTCCAGCAAGCCCAGACCATGCATTCTCAGTAAAGAAC ATATTGTAACCGTTATGTTTGTCAGCAACTTCATTGGCATTGTGTGTGCCCGATCATTACATTACCAATTCTATTCCTG GTACTTCTATTCATTGCCTTTTCTGTTGTGGAAAACGCATTTTCCGACCCCTTTGAG GATCATTCTATTTCTCGGTGTGGAGCTCTGCTGGAACATTTACCCTTCAACTGCCTATTCATCACTGCTTTTGCTATTTCTGCACATCTCCGTTTTGTTGGGTATATGGTTTTCACCGACTAAGTACCCTTATATCGATAAAACGACATGA
- the LOC120672572 gene encoding uncharacterized protein LOC120672572 isoform X2 gives MAVDTTEPEYWLNWRFLLCALWVYSCMALACFLIWKYEGPSSRNSNGDGGGDREEAPSRAGPGVVYLEDCWKVCLEEIHPGWLLAFRLVAFFILASILLVDIITDGWSIFLYYTQWTFLLVTLYFGLGSLLSIYGCYQYAYKISGDGSDLIGSGADRGSYIIAPTVESACDHVIKSPCYSKTHGGKEIAGFWGYLFQIMFQTNAGAVLITDLVFWLILYPFLAHNEYDMNFILIGTHSINVVFLVGDAALNKLVALPISRPDIPRSTCMVPGSGIAALPVLCSLHPGPEAEAFCVGKLVPSNLC, from the exons ATGGCCGTGGACACCACTGAACCAGAGTACTGGCTTAACTGGAGGTTTTTGCTATGCGCGCTCTGGGTGTACTCCTGCATGGCTTTGGCATGTTTCTTGATCTGGAAGTACGAGGGGCCCAGTTCACGGAACAGcaatggcgatggcggcggagaCAGAGAGGAGGCGCCATCCCGGGCCGGACCTGGAGTTGTGTATCTTGAAGATTGCTGGAAGGTGTGCCTTGAGGAGATCCACCCTGGCTGGTTGCTGGCATTTCGCCTTGTGGCCTTCTTCATTTTGGCTTCGATTCTTTTGGTAGACATCATCACTGATGGATGGAGTATCTTCCTATACTACACACA GTGGACGTTCTTGCTTGTCACCTTGTATTTTGGG CTTGGCTCTCTGCTTTCAATTTATGGATGCTATCAGTATGCTTACAAGATCAGCGGAGATGGATCTGATCTGATAGGATCTGGTGCAGATCGTGGCTCATATATCATTGCTCCAACAGTGGAAAGTGCATGTGACCATGTAATCAAAAGTCCTTGTTACAGTAAAACACATGGAGGAAAAGAAATTGCAGGATTTTGGGGTTACCTCTTCCAAATTATGTTTCAG ACAAATGCAGGTGCTGTGTTGATTACGGATCTGGTGTTCTGGCTTATTTTGTACCCTTTCCTTGCCCACAATGAATATGATATGAATTTT ATTCTGATTGGCACACATTCAATTAATGTTGTCTTCCTAGTTGGTGATGCTGCTCTAAACAAATTG GTGGCCTTACCCATTTCTAGACCTGACATTCCCCGCAGCACCTGTATG GTACCTGGTAGTGGCATTGCTGCACTTCCCGTGCTATGCTCTCTTCACCCTGGTCCTGAGGCTGAAGCATTCTGTGTTGGAAAGTTGGTTCCCTCAAACTTATGTTAA
- the LOC120672571 gene encoding dol-P-Man:Man(5)GlcNAc(2)-PP-Dol alpha-1,3-mannosyltransferase-like isoform X1, producing the protein MARAEKKRAVRTATAAAERPSGMSDRRPLYFAAFLVLADAALVALIIAFVPYTKIDWDAYMSQVDAFLEGERDYTKIEGDTGPLVYPAGFLYVYSAIKFLTGGQVFPAQILFGVLYIVNLSLVLLLYVKTEVLPWWALGLLCLSKRVHSIFVLRLFNDGFAMTLLHAAMVLIIYHKWYLGLIVFSGAVSVKMNVLLFAPSLLLLMVKVQITIAPWFVPSLHLSMLPTVTLTQLLVQAMSIKGVFFALFGAAVVQVLLGMPFLLSHPVEYISRAFNLGRVFIHFWSVNFKFIPEKLFVSKELAIALLILHLTTLMVFAHYKWLKHEGGLFGFLNSRFKHAKSILQLFSSKPRPCILSKEHIVTVMFVSNFIGIVCARSLHYQFYSWYFYSLPFLLWKTHFPTPLRIILFLGVELCWNIYPSTAYSSLLLLFLHISVLLGIWFSPTKYPYIDKTT; encoded by the exons ATGGCTCGGGCGGAGAAGAAGCGCGCCGTAAgaacggccacggcggcggcggagaggccgTCCGGGATGTCCGACCGGAGGCCGCTCTACTTCGCCGCCTTCCTGGtgctcgccgacgccgcgctcGTCGCGCTCATCATCGCCTTCGTCCCGT ATACCAAGATCGACTGGGACGCCTACATGTCCCAG GTGGATGCTTTTCTGGAGGGGGAGAGGGACTATACCAAGATCGAGGGAGACACAGGACCATTGGTCTACCCGGCTGGATTCCTCTATGTCTACTCCGCAATTAAGTTCCTTACCGGCGGCCAAGTCTTCCCTGCTCAG ATTTTGTTTGGCGTCCTGTACATTGTCAACCTGAGCCTCGTTCTTCTGCTTTACGTCAAGACTGAAGTG CTTCCATGGTGGGCTTTAGGTTTGCTTTGTTTGTCCAAAAGGGTTCACTCCATTTTTGTGCTCCGCCTTTTCAACGACGGCTTCGCCATGACATTGCTCCATGCTGCTATGGTTTTGATTATTTATCATAAGTGGTACCTTGGCCTAATAGTTTTCAG TGGAGCTGTCTCGGTTAAGATGAATGTCCTTCTTTTCGCTCCTTCTTTGCTTCTACTGATGGTGAAGGTACAAATAACAATTGCACCATGGTTTGTTCCTTCCTTACATCTTTCTATGCTGCCAACTGTTACCCTTACTCAGTTGTTGGTACAGGCCATGAGCATCAAAGGAGTCTTCTTTGCCTTGTTTGGAGCTGCTGTAGTACAG GTATTGTTGGGTATGCCATTCTTGCTGTCACATCCAGTTGAGTACATATCAAGAGCATTCAATCTCGGTCGTGTCTTCATCCATTTCTG GTCTGTGAACTTCAAATTCATCCCAGAGAAGTTGTTTGTGTCCAAAGAGCTTGCTATTGCGTTGTTGATTCTTCACCTCACTACCCTTATGGTATTTGCACACTACAAGTGGTTAAA GCATGAAGGAGGCCTATTCGGTTTCTTGAATTCCAGATTTAAACATGCCAAATCAATTCTACAGCTTTTTTCCAGCAAGCCCAGACCATGCATTCTCAGTAAAGAAC ATATTGTAACCGTTATGTTTGTCAGCAACTTCATTGGCATTGTGTGTGCCCGATCATTACATTACCAATTCTATTCCTG GTACTTCTATTCATTGCCTTTTCTGTTGTGGAAAACGCATTTTCCGACCCCTTTGAG GATCATTCTATTTCTCGGTGTGGAGCTCTGCTGGAACATTTACCCTTCAACTGCCTATTCATCACTGCTTTTGCTATTTCTGCACATCTCCGTTTTGTTGGGTATATGGTTTTCACCGACTAAGTACCCTTATATCGATAAAACGACATGA